A single region of the Garra rufa chromosome 6, GarRuf1.0, whole genome shotgun sequence genome encodes:
- the tmx2b gene encoding thioredoxin-related transmembrane protein 2-B produces the protein MALLTPLFAFLYHLPQVYKWLLKPYYIASLFMSIAFLLIRKTPGICEHLSTQREDGNSCDFDWREVEILMFLSAIVMMKNRRAITIEQHVGNIILFCKVANVILFFRLDIRLGLLYLTLCIVFLMTCKPPLYMGPEYIKYFSDKTIDDELQKDNRVIWIVEFFANWSPECQSFASVYADLSLKYNCAGLKFGKVDIGRYSEVAKKYRVSTSPLSKQLPSLVLFQGGKEIMRRPQVDKKGRAVSWTFTEENIIREFNLNELYQKSKKLGKTKGEKFERPTESVFSPVPEEEEPEAETITAMDTESKKDK, from the exons atgGCTTTATTAACACCTCTCTTCGCGTTTCTGTATCATTTGCCGCAGGTTTACAAATGGCTGCTAAAGCCATACTACATAGCCTCGTTATTTATGTCTATTGCGTTCTTGCTTATCCGCAAAACGCCTGGGATCTGCGAACATCTTTCGACGCAGCGTGAGGATGGCAATTCATGTGATTTTGACTGG AGAGAGGTGGAGATACTGATGTTTTTAAGCGCTATAGTCATGATGAAGAACAGAAGAGCAA TTACCATTGAGCAGCACGTGGGCAACATCATCCTCTTTTGTAAAGTGGCCAATGTGATTCTGTTCTTCAGACTGGACATACGTTTGGGGCTTCTCTACTTGACATTGTGTATtg TTTTCCTGATGACCTGCAAACCTCCTCTCTACATGGGCCCTGAATACATCAAGTACTTCAGTGATAAAACCATTGAT GACGAGCTGCAGAAGGACAACAGAGTGATCTGGATCGTGGAGTTTTTTGCTAACTGGTCACCAGAGTGTCAGTCATTCGCCTCTGTTTATGCTGATCTGTCCTTGAA GTACAACTGTGCAGGGCTGAAATTTGGCAAAGTGGACATTGGTCGTTACAGTGAAGTAGCCAAAAA ATACAGAGTCAGCACCTCTCCTCTCTCAAAGCAGCTGCCCTCTCTGGTGCTCTTCCAGGGAGGAAAGGAAATAATGAGGCGCCCTCAGGTGGACAAAAAGGGACGTGCGGTGTCTTGGACCTTCACAGAG GAAAACATCATCCGAGAGTTTAACCTCAACGAGTTGTATCAGAAGTCGAAGAAGCTTGGTAAGACCAAAGGAGAGAAGTTCGAGAGGCCCACCGAATCCGTGTTTTCGCCTGTGCCTGAAGAGGAGGAACCGGAGGCTGAGACCATCACTGCGATGGACACAGAGAGCAAGAAAGACAAATAG